The Ignavibacteria bacterium genome has a window encoding:
- the msrA gene encoding peptide-methionine (S)-S-oxide reductase MsrA, whose product MKKVYLLILVVMLGSCNEVQNQTSFTTVKSEGEKSNIMYDTATFGAGCFWCVEAVFQELNGVHSVVSGYSGGSINNPEYEQVSSGTTGFAEVCQIQYDKSKISFEELLEAFWMSHDPTTLNRQGADVGTQYRSVIFYHDENQEDLAEKYKQKLNNAKVFDKPIVTEISRFEKFFPAEDYHQNYYKENPNKPYCLFIIRPKLEKFRKVFKEKLNK is encoded by the coding sequence ATGAAAAAAGTGTATTTATTAATATTAGTAGTTATGCTTGGCTCATGCAATGAAGTACAAAATCAAACCTCATTTACAACGGTAAAGTCAGAAGGAGAAAAATCTAATATCATGTACGATACAGCAACTTTTGGTGCGGGATGTTTTTGGTGTGTGGAAGCAGTATTTCAGGAATTAAACGGTGTGCATTCAGTTGTTTCGGGGTACTCAGGAGGAAGCATTAATAATCCGGAGTATGAGCAAGTTTCTTCGGGCACAACCGGATTTGCTGAAGTTTGTCAGATACAATATGATAAATCCAAAATCTCATTCGAAGAATTACTCGAAGCATTTTGGATGAGTCACGATCCTACCACACTTAATCGACAGGGAGCTGATGTTGGGACACAATATCGGTCAGTGATATTCTATCATGATGAAAATCAAGAAGACTTGGCGGAAAAGTACAAGCAAAAATTAAACAATGCAAAAGTATTCGATAAACCAATTGTAACTGAAATAAGTCGATTTGAAAAATTTTTCCCAGCTGAGGATTATCATCAAAACTATTATAAAGAGAATCCTAATAAGCCGTACTGTCTTTTTATAATCCGTCCAAAGCTTGAAAAATTTAGAAAAGTGTTTAAGGAAAAATTGAACAAGTGA
- a CDS encoding esterase family protein, with protein sequence MNRTIKLFLFIQIFVVSILNGQSVEVIRDSVFSYAVDSYMRYNVILPKDYKQNKERYITIFLLHGYSGGENDWITRTSIVKYAKDFNYIIVTPDGKNSWYTNSPSKKNNNYEDYIIKELIPNVEKKYRVITTRHGRVVAGLSMGGYGAIKFALKYPNYFFFAASFSGAFRYPSMIESNGGNLNGSLKDAFGPKKSEHWNKNDALILADSISNPNSVPFLYIACGKDDNLTGLLESNKNLTDKLRKRNVMYEYHETPGTHNWVYWDKEVLNFLERLSNFDPLKP encoded by the coding sequence ATGAACCGCACAATTAAACTATTTTTATTCATCCAAATTTTCGTTGTCTCAATATTGAATGGGCAAAGTGTAGAAGTTATAAGAGACTCTGTTTTTTCCTACGCTGTTGACTCGTATATGAGATATAATGTGATTCTTCCAAAAGATTATAAACAGAACAAAGAAAGATACATAACAATTTTCCTATTGCACGGGTACAGCGGTGGTGAAAATGATTGGATCACAAGAACGTCTATCGTGAAGTATGCCAAAGATTTTAATTACATTATTGTAACACCAGACGGAAAAAACAGTTGGTACACAAATTCTCCTTCGAAGAAAAACAACAATTATGAAGATTACATTATCAAGGAGCTAATTCCTAATGTTGAGAAGAAGTATCGTGTAATTACAACCAGACATGGTCGAGTGGTTGCCGGACTTTCGATGGGAGGATATGGTGCCATAAAGTTTGCATTGAAGTATCCTAATTACTTTTTCTTTGCTGCTTCATTCAGTGGTGCTTTCCGCTATCCATCGATGATCGAATCAAATGGAGGAAATTTAAATGGAAGTTTGAAAGATGCTTTCGGCCCGAAAAAAAGTGAGCATTGGAACAAAAATGATGCGTTGATTTTAGCTGATAGTATCTCTAATCCGAATTCTGTTCCATTCCTATATATAGCATGCGGAAAGGATGATAATCTGACCGGATTGTTAGAATCAAATAAAAATCTTACGGATAAGCTAAGAAAAAGAAATGTCATGTATGAATATCACGAAACTCCCGGTACTCATAATTGGGTTTACTGGGATAAAGAAGTTTTAAACTTTTTGGAAAGACTTTCGAACTTTGATCCACTTAAACCTTAA
- a CDS encoding M1 family metallopeptidase: MKNSIIRSIVFLILLIALSNVHAQNTFFIPRNINEAYKNGTRTLAGIPGPNYWQNRADYKIKVQIDPPTRKLIGEEIIVYYNQSPDTLDRVVIRLYQNFFKKGAARNFPINPDDLHDGVQIEMLSLNEKEINLDDRKFVQNQNTNLIVNLDSSNHLLPNESIVIQAKWNFTISRKSNIRMGTYDSTTFFIAYWYPQVAVYDDIDGWDVLPFNGEQEFYNDFNNYDVQITMPNNFLVWATGTLQSPAETLSEAVYEKYLKALTSDTVIRIVTLDDFENRNQLTANKDFVTWNFKAENVPDFAFGTSDHYLWDASSLRVDKSTKRKSLIAAAYRKESKDFFDVADISRKIISYFSDELPGVPYPYPAMTVFNGQGGMEFPMMCNNSSSSSFAGTFGLAAHEIAHTYFPFYMGINEKKYAWMDEGFAVMLPLDLQEETVPNSNPRRRNILGYNSFAGREIEMALMVPSNLLHGSSYRVAAYARPGIAYDILRATLGKEKFDSALREYMKRWNGKHPIPFDFFLSFNDYLKEDLSWFWNPWFFENGFPDLGIKKAKIEKGKLKVTVEKIGKLPIPISLKVIFDDEIDFTIYKSAEVWKNGNDEFLIETDVLKKVISIVLGNSRYPDVNEKNDKFIFSQ; the protein is encoded by the coding sequence ATGAAAAATTCAATAATTAGAAGCATTGTTTTTTTAATCTTATTAATTGCCTTATCAAATGTTCATGCACAAAACACATTTTTCATTCCAAGAAATATTAATGAGGCATATAAGAACGGCACTCGAACATTAGCCGGTATTCCTGGCCCGAACTACTGGCAGAATCGAGCCGACTATAAAATAAAAGTTCAAATCGATCCACCGACACGGAAATTGATCGGTGAAGAAATAATTGTTTATTATAATCAAAGTCCAGATACTCTTGATAGAGTTGTAATCAGACTGTATCAAAACTTCTTTAAAAAAGGAGCGGCAAGAAATTTTCCAATCAATCCCGACGATCTTCATGATGGTGTTCAAATTGAAATGCTGTCTCTAAATGAAAAAGAAATTAATTTAGACGATAGAAAATTTGTTCAAAATCAGAATACAAATCTTATCGTTAATCTCGATTCCTCAAATCATCTTTTGCCCAATGAGTCGATAGTAATTCAGGCTAAATGGAACTTCACTATTTCACGGAAATCGAATATTAGAATGGGAACTTACGATTCAACAACATTCTTCATTGCTTATTGGTATCCGCAAGTTGCAGTATACGACGATATAGATGGTTGGGATGTGCTGCCATTCAATGGAGAACAAGAGTTCTACAATGATTTCAACAATTACGATGTTCAAATAACAATGCCAAATAATTTTCTTGTCTGGGCAACAGGAACACTTCAAAGTCCAGCTGAAACTTTAAGTGAGGCAGTTTATGAAAAGTATCTAAAAGCATTAACCTCCGATACGGTGATAAGAATCGTAACTCTCGACGATTTTGAAAATCGTAATCAATTGACTGCGAATAAAGATTTTGTCACTTGGAATTTCAAAGCTGAAAATGTCCCAGACTTTGCCTTTGGAACAAGCGATCACTATTTATGGGATGCATCAAGTTTGAGAGTCGACAAGTCCACTAAAAGAAAAAGTTTAATCGCCGCTGCATATCGAAAAGAATCGAAAGACTTTTTCGATGTAGCTGATATTTCTAGAAAAATCATTTCATATTTTTCAGATGAGCTTCCGGGAGTACCTTATCCTTATCCGGCGATGACAGTTTTCAACGGACAAGGGGGAATGGAGTTTCCAATGATGTGCAATAATAGTTCTTCATCCTCCTTTGCAGGTACATTTGGTTTAGCCGCGCATGAAATCGCACACACGTACTTTCCATTTTACATGGGAATCAACGAAAAAAAATATGCGTGGATGGATGAAGGATTTGCCGTGATGCTTCCGCTTGATTTGCAGGAAGAAACCGTTCCCAATTCAAATCCTCGTAGAAGAAACATTTTAGGTTATAATAGTTTTGCAGGCAGAGAAATAGAAATGGCATTGATGGTGCCTTCAAATTTATTGCATGGAAGTTCCTATCGAGTGGCAGCGTATGCAAGGCCTGGGATCGCTTATGATATCCTGCGAGCAACCCTAGGGAAAGAAAAATTCGATTCAGCGCTGCGCGAATATATGAAGCGATGGAATGGCAAACATCCGATTCCATTCGATTTCTTTTTATCGTTTAACGATTATTTAAAAGAAGATCTGAGCTGGTTTTGGAATCCTTGGTTCTTTGAAAATGGATTTCCTGATCTGGGAATAAAAAAAGCAAAGATTGAAAAAGGGAAACTCAAAGTAACTGTAGAAAAAATCGGTAAACTTCCAATTCCGATTTCGCTTAAAGTTATTTTTGATGATGAAATCGATTTTACAATCTATAAATCTGCAGAGGTGTGGAAAAACGGCAATGATGAATTTTTAATTGAAACAGATGTGCTAAAGAAAGTAATATCTATTGTATTAGGAAATTCTCGTTACCCTGATGTGAACGAGAAGAATGACAAGTTTATTTTTTCTCAGTAA